Proteins encoded in a region of the Drosophila sechellia strain sech25 chromosome 2L, ASM438219v1, whole genome shotgun sequence genome:
- the LOC6617231 gene encoding androgen-induced gene 1 protein isoform X1, with the protein MASVRGNSVYQGVYGALRTLLHLTAAVQFGYGIYYDYNYVQFPTSEPEMRIHHPWGGKFKYLTFLDAIIQALYYIVSLVNDFVGTNELTPKKPPAVRRFKDWLMATLAFPVAINVGVTFWTLYAIDRELVFPKVLDPVFPSWLNHVLHTNIVVFIVLELFISYRSYPKRSQGLAGLAIFMGAYLVWIHVVKHYSGVWVYPVLEVLQLPQRILFFAAVVGFTLSLYLLGEFLNNTVWAKEVKLAKRKSN; encoded by the exons ATGGCATCCGTGCGAGGCAACTCCGTGTACCAGGGCGTCTACGGGGCTCTGAGGACTCTGCTCCACCTGACGGCGGCCGTGCAATTTGGCTACGGCATCTATTACGACTACAACTACGTGCAGTTCCCCACCAGCGAGCCAGAGATGCGGATCCATCATCCCTGGGGGGGCAAATTCAAATACCTAACGTTCCTGGATGCG ATAATTCAGGCACTGTACTATATTGTATCGCTGGTCAACGATTTCGTGGGCACTAATGAGCTGACACCCAAGAAACCTCCGGCGGTGCGCAGGTTCAAGGACTGGCTGATGGCTACATTGGCCTTTCCAGTGGCTATCAACGTGGGCGTGACCTTCTGGACACTGTACGCTATCGACAGGGAGCTGGTCTTCCCCAAGGTGCTGGACCCCGTGTTTCCCAG CTGGCTCAACCACGTCCTGCACACCAACATAGTGGTTTTCATCGTCCTGGAGCTGTTCATCTCGTACAGGTCGTACCCAAAACGAAGCCAAGGACTAGCAGGACTGGCCATTTTCATGGGCGCCTACCTGGTTTGGATTCACGTGGTGAAGCACTACTCGGGTGTCTGGGTGTATCCAGTGCTCGAGGTTCTCCAGCTTCCTCAACGCATCCTGTTTTTCGCGGCCGTCGTTGGATTCACGCTGTCACTTTACCTGCTGGGCGAGTTCCTCAACAATACCGTCTGGGCCAAGGAAGTGAAGTTGGCCAAGCGCAAGTCCAACTAG
- the LOC6617230 gene encoding androgen-induced gene 1 protein gives MGKSKKQVREFNAAKEAVEATKAQLNTCNDAYTSGAFKYLRFLVHLLAAAQFSYGIYFHYFRVHWPTDLIDEDELKARWGGKFKYLTFLDVILQAIYHSLALLNDLFGDNKVSGDSKSMLRSVRDYVFAAFAFPVAHNVCLSFWVIYVWDRELIFPSALDAIFPSWLNHVVHTNVALLAIMDLFTCFRRYPSRLAGITGNVSFILLYIIWLHIVRYFSGEWVYPILEVLPAYLRYVFLALLVGFNLVCYLLGEFANNVVWGPEFKLINQQKLKQG, from the exons ATGGGCAAGAGCAAGAAGCAGGTGCGCGAGTTCAATGCCGCCAAGGAAGCTGTCGAGGCCACTAAAGCCCAGTTGAACACTTGCAACGATGCCTATACGAGCGGGGCCTTTAAATATCTGAGATTCCTTGTCCATCTCCTGGCGGCAGCGCAGTTTTCGTATGGGATATACTTCCACTACTTCCGGGTGCACTGGCCCACGGATTTGATAGATGAGGATGAGCTGAAGGCGCGCTGGGGCGGCAAGTTCAAGTACCTTACTTTTTTGGACGTCATTCTGCAGGCCATCTACCACTCATTGGCTCTGCTGAACGATCTCTTCGGCGATAACAAGGTCTCCGGGGATTCAAAGTCCATGTTGCGATCGGTGAGGGACTACGTGTTCGCCGCCTTTGCCTTCCCTGTGGCCCACAATGTCTGCCTCTCGTTTTGGGTCATCTACGTATGGGACCGTGAGCTCATCTTTCCCTCAGCGCTGGATGCGATTTTCCCCAG CTGGTTGAATCACGTGGTACACACGAATGTGGCCCTTTTGGCCATTATGGACCTGTTTACCTGCTTCCGCCGCTATCCGAGTCGATTGGCGGGCATCACGGGCAACGTCTCCTTCATCCTGCTTTACATCATCTGGCTGCACATTGTTCGCTACTTCAGTGGCGAGTGGGTGTATCCCATTCTGGAAGTGCTGCCCGCATACCTGCGCTACGTGTTTTTGGCACTGCTTGTGGGGTTCAACCTGGTATGCTATCTGCTCGGCGAGTTCGCCAACAACGTCGTGTGGGGTCCGGAGTTTAAGCTCATAAATCAACAGAAATTGAAGCAAGGCTAG
- the LOC6617228 gene encoding uncharacterized protein LOC6617228 isoform X1, whose translation MDVAPAPPASSGGDHSTQQAPISPNQNPNQAPAALAKATIENGVQTGGAKKPESCGEKAPAAEPTHSTGAVQKDDRDEGKPKTELADKVLITICSADRKIKKTFMSLPTRKDVIDKAHKYGLCGNTIVLESNGCEICEDDVLLFAAKEKILLMLLAESEEYVVLPPPSPLNRSERAGSSVDPSFYANNSIVSNPNDSTVSNDETMSLSSVTPSSAKSSALFKEFSIPWSKVPGDIMKLLKGKGSLGKRLNTLANVLVEALREISAHIPIRIFRQVAQQAAEKYPDSLLEKDREGQFIATTPQSLISKMINRNNALNKPQKRGSSGTFEIHIPNKKRKFGGGASNGDAKSLALNRDLEHKKELLISSYRGSSPLEPSVIIEYMKECFPLQRSFFNNSEKIPDITAIKDNWPYIFDKAVLYQHFELLMSIDPRALEKRLASEKDRFFRFFKSSKNKKISALEETNANFLRGIAYYFNEDPDYIFKHLDSSSLSKESLQSTNPTNAPWVALVNSPITTTDGVESQMEAKVYIEGQIMATFAAKDEDLPDILAQLICYYYTFNMMYPKEANQTLEFIVVYFLQHSPEQVRSGKKSVTTNGKFNHLIAKLSNVHG comes from the exons ATGGACGTTGCCCCCGCACCGCCCGCCAGTTCCGGCGGCGATCATAGCACCCAGCAGGCGCCGATCAGTCCGAATCAAAATCCAAACCAAGCGCCGGCCGCACTCGCAAAGGCAACAATCGAAAATGGTGTACAAACAGGAGGAGCGAAAAAGCCAGAGAGCTGCGGTGAGAAAGCCCCCG CCGCAGAACCGACACATTCCACTGGGGCTGTCCAGAAGGACGACCGGGACGAGGGCAAGCCGAAGACCGAGCTGGCTGACAAAGTATTAATTACCATATGCAGCGCCGATCGCAAGATCAAGAAGACCTTCATGTCGTTGCCCACTCGAAAGGATGTAATCGACAAAG CTCATAAATACGGCCTGTGCGGCAACACAATTGTCCTGGAGAGCAACGGCTGCGAGATCTGCGAGGACGACGTGCTCTTGTTCGCCGCCAAGGAGAAGATTCTGTTGATGCTCCTCGCCGAGTCGGAGGAGTATGTGGTGCTTCCTCCGCCATCTCCCCTCAACCGATCCGAACGCGCCGGCAGCTCGGTGGATCCCAGCTTCTATGCCAACAATAGTATTGTGTCGAACCCGAACGATTCGACGGTCTCTAATGACGAGACCATGTCGCTGTCCAGCGTAACGCCATCAAGTGCAAAGAGTTCTGCTTTATTCAAGGAGTTCTCAATACCCTGGAGCAAGGTGCCTGGGGACATAATGAAACTACTGAAGGGAAAAGGAAGTTTGGGCAAGCGCTTGAATACACTGGCAAATGTTTTGGTGGAGGCTCTCCGTGAAATATCCGCCCACATTCCCATACGGATTTTCCGACAGGTCGCCCAGCAGGCGGCTGAAAAGTACCCCGACTCCTTACTCGAAAAAGACCGCGAGGGACAGTTTATAGCCACCACTCCGCAATCGCTCATATCCAAGATGATCAACCGGAACAATGCACTAAACAAACCCCAGAAACGCGGCAGCTCAGGAACCTTTGAGATCCACATCCCtaataaaaaacgaaaattcgGAGGTGGTGCTTCCAATGGTGATGCAAAATCGCTAGCTCTCAACAGGGATTTGGAGCACAAAAAGGAGTTACTAATCTCCAGCTACCGAGGCAGTTCCCCACTGGAACCGTCCGTCATAATCGAATACATGAAAGAGTGCTTCCCGCTGCAGCGCTCCTTTTTTAATAACAGCGAAAAGATCCCGGATATAACGGCCATTAAGGACAATTGGCCATATATTTTTGACAAGGCTGTGCTGTACCAGCACTTTGAGCTGCTTATGTCCATCGATCCCCGGGCTCTAGAGAAGCGCTTGGCTAGCGAAAAGGATCGCTTTTTCAGGTTTTTTAAGAGTTCGAAGAACAAGAAGATCAGCGCTTTGGAGGAGACCAACGCTAATTTCCTGCGTGGCATAGCGTACTATTTCAATGAGGATCCCGACTACATTTTCAAGCACCTCGACAGCAGTTCCCTTAGTAAGGAATCACTGCAAAGCACGAATCCCACAAACGCCCCCTGGGTGGCTCTAGTCA ATTCACCCATAACAACCACCGACGGCGTGGAATCGCAAATGGAGGCGAAGGTCTATATCGAAGGTCAGATAATGGCAACATTCGCTGCCAAAGACGAAGACCTGCCGGACATTCTGGCCCAGTTGATCTGCTACTACTATACCTTTAACATGATGTACCCTAAGGAAGCCAATCAAACACTCGAATTTATCGTCGTTTACTTTCTGCAGCACTCGCCGGAACAAGTGCGATCGGGCAAAAAATCGGTGACCACCAACGGCAAGTTTAACCACCTTATCGCCAAGCTTTCCAATGTACATGGCTGA
- the LOC6617229 gene encoding protein smoothened, which translates to MMYLIFPRMPNITMFLELAILCLWVVADASSAKFGSTTPASAQQSDVELEPITGTLNYRLYAKKGRDDKPWFDGLDSRHIQCVRRARCYPTSNATNTCFGSKLPYELSSLDLTDFHTEKELNEKLNDYYALKHVPKCWAAIQPFLCAVFKPKCEKINGEDMVYLPSYEMCRITMEPCRILYNTTFFPKFLRCNETLFPTKCTNGARGMKFNGTGQCLSPLVPTDTSASYYPGIEGCGVRCKDPLYTDDEHRQIHKLIGWAGSLCLLSNLFVVSTFFIDWKNANKYPAVIVFYINLCFLIACVGWLLQFTSGSREDIVCRKDGTLRHSEPTAGENLSCIVIFVLVYYFLTAGMVWFVFLTYAWHWRAMGHVQDRIDKKGSYFHLVAWSLPLVLTITTMAFSEVDGNSIVGICFVGYINHSMRAGLLLGPLCGVILIGGYFITRGMVMLFGLKHFANDIKSTSASNKIHLIIMRMGVCALLTLVFILVAIACHVTEFRHADEWSQSFRQFIICKISSVFEEKSSCRIENRPSVGVLQLHLLCLFSSGIVMSTWCWTPSSIETWKRYIRKKCGKEVIEEVKMPKHKVIAQTWAKRKDFEDKGRLSITLYNTHTDPVGLNFDVNDLNSSETNDISSTWAAYLPQCVKRRMALTGAATGNSSSHGPRKNSLDSEISVSVRHVSVESRRNSVDSQVSVKIAEMKTKVASRSRGKHGGSSSNRRTQRRRDYIAAATGKSSRRRESSTSVESQVIALKKTTYPNASHKVGVFAHHSSKKQHNYTSSMKRRTANAGLDPSILNEFLQKNGDFIFPFLQNQDMSSSSEEDNSRASQKIQDLNVVVKQQEISEDDHDGIKIEELPNSKQVALENFLKNIKKSNESHCNRHSRNSARSQSRKSQKRHLKNPAADLDFRKDCVKYRSNDSLSCSSEELDVALDVGSLLNSSFSGISMGKPHSRNSKTSCDVGIQANPFELVPSYGEDELQQAMRLLNAASRQRTEAAIDDFGGTELQGLLGHSHRHQREPTFMSESDKLKMLLLPSK; encoded by the exons ATGATGTACTTAATCTTTCCGCGCATGCCAAATATTAC GATGTTCCTGGAGCTTGCGATCTTATGCCTGTGGGTGGTCGCAGACGCCAGTTCGGCCAAGTTCGGCAGCACAACGCCCGCAAGTGCGCAGCAGTCGGATGTGGAATTGGAGCCCATCACTGGGACTCTCAATTACCGATTGTACGCCAAGAAGGGCAGGGACGACAAACCCTGGTTTGATGGCCTGGACAGCAGGCACATCCAGTGTGTCCGACGTGCCCGCTGCTACCCCACCTCGAACGCAACCAACACCTGTTTTGGCTCCAAGCTGCCCTACGAGCTAAGCAGCCTTGATCTCACCGATTTCCACACCGAAAAGGAGCTGAACGAGAAGCTGAACGACTACTACGCCCTGAAGCACGTGCCCAAATGTTGGGCTGCCATACAG CCCTTTTTGTGTGCCGTCTTTAAGCCGAAGTGTGAAAAAATCAACGGCGAGGACATGGTCTACCTGCCATCTTACGAGATGTGCCGAATTACCATGGAACCCTGTCGCATTTTGTACAACACGACGTTTTTCCCGAAATTTCTTCGCTGCAACGAAACACTCTTTCCGACGAAATGCACAAACGGAGCACGAGGAATGAAATTCAACGGAACTGGCCAGTGCTTGAGTCCTTTGGTTCCGACAGATACGTCAGCCAGCTATTATCCTGGCATCGAGGGCTGCGGCGTGCGATGCAAGGATCCACTCTATACCGATGATGAGCACCGGCAGATCCACAAGCTGATCGGATGGGCTGGCAGCCTATGTCTTCTGTCCAACCTTTTCGTGGTGTCCACCTTCTTCATCGACTGGAAGAATGCCAACAAGTATCCAGCAGTGATTGTGTTCTACATAAATCTTTGCTTTCTAATTGCTTGCGTCGG CTGGTTGCTGCAGTTTACTTCGGGCTCGCGAGAGGACATAGTATGTCGTAAGGATGGAACGCTTCGCCACTCAGAGCCCACAGCCGGTGAAAATCTTTCTTGTATAGTGATATTTGTGCTGGTCTATTATTTTCTCACCGCTGGAATGGTTTGGTTTGTGTTCCTCACCTACGCCTGGCATTGGAGGGCCATGGGCCACGTCCAAGATCGGATAGATAAGAAAGGTTCATACTTTCACCTCGTGGCCTGGTCACTACCCCTTGTGCTTACCATTACCACGATGGCTTTCAGTGAGGTGGATGGAAATAGCATTGTGGGCATCTGCTTCGTAGGTTATATTAATCATTCAATGAGGGCAGGACTGCTTCTTGGTCCGCTCTGCGGAGTGATCCTCATTGGTGGATATTTCATCACCCGCGGCATGGTGATGCTTTTTGGACTAAAACACTTTGCTAATGACATTAAATCAACTTCGGCGAGCAACAAAATCCATTTGATCATCATGCGCATGGGAGTCTGTGCTCTGCTCACTTTAGTTTTCATACTGGTGGCCATTGCGTGCCACGTTACGGAGTTTAGGCATGCAGACGAATGGTCCCAGAGCTTCAGACAGTTTATAAT CTGCAAAATTTCTTCAGTTTTTGAAGAAAAAAGTTCCTGTCGAATTGAAAACCGGCCTAGTGTTGGCGTTCTTCAACTGCATTTGCTGTGTCTCTTCAGCTCTGGAATCGTGATGTCCACCTGGTGCTGGACACCATCTTCAATTGAGACTTGGAAGCGTTATATAAGAAA AAAGTGTGGCAAAGAGGTGATCGAGGAAGTGAAAATGCCGAAGCACAAGGTCATTGCCCAGACATGGGCCAAGCGCAAGGATTTCGAGGACAAGGGCAGGCTCTCCATAACGCTCTACAACACTCACACGGATCCTGTGGGGCTCAATTTCGATGTGAACGATCTGAACTCTTCTGAGACGAATGACATCTCATCAACTTGGGCTGCTTACCTCCCGCAGTGCGTAAAACGTCGCATGGCCTTGACGGGAGCAGCGACAGGTAATTCGTCAAGCCATGGACCGCGAAAAAATTCCTTGGATTCTGAGATAAGTGTAAGTGTTCGACATGTTTCCGTTGAATCCCGCAGAAATTCGGTGGACTCGCAGGTATCAGTGAAAATAGCTGAAATGAAGACCAAAGTGGCGTCCAGATCAAGGGGAAAACACGGAGGCTCTTCCAGCAACAGGAGAACTCAAAGGAGAAGGGATTATATAGCAGCTGCCACTGGGAAAAGCAGTAGGAGAAGGGAAAGCAGTACTTCGGTGGAGTCGCAGGTCATTGCGCTCAAGAAAACGACCTATCCCAATGCTAGTCACAAAGTGGGCGTGTTTGCTCATCACAGCTCCAAGAAACAACACAATTACACCAGCTCCATGAAGCGAAGGACTGCTAATGCCGGACTGGATCCCTCTATTCTTAATGAATTCCTGCAGAAAAATGGGGATTTTATATTCCCATTCCTCCAAAATCAGGACATGAGCTCTAGTTCGGAGGAGGATAATTCGCGAGCATCCCAAAAGATTCAGGATCTTAACGTGGTTGTAAAGCAGCAGGAAATAAGTGAGGATGATCACGATGGAATAAAGATTGAAGAACTGCCAAATAGCAAACAGGTGGCATTGGAGAACTTtcttaaaaacataaaaaaatcgAATGAATCCCATTGTAACCGACATTCCCGCAATTCCGCAAGAAGCCAGTCAAGAAAGTCCCAAAAGAGACATCTCAAGAACCCTGCTGCTGATCTAGATTTCAGGAAGGACTGTGTAAAGTATCGGTCTAACGACTCACTTAGCTGCTCCTCTGAGGAACTGGACGTAGCTTTGGACGTAGGAAGCCTTCTTAACAGCTCTTTTTCTGGAATATCCATGGGCAAACCACATAGTAGAAACAGCAAAACCAGCTGTGATGTGGGCATTCAGGCTAATCCTTTCGAGCTAGTTCCCAGTTACGGAGAAGACGAACTGCAGCAGGCCATGCGACTCCTAAACGCAGCCAGCAGACAAAGAACTGAAGCAGCCATTGATGATTTCGGAGGAACAGAGCTGCAAGGCTTGTTGGGTCATTCCCATCGGCATCAAAGGGAGCCCACGTTTATGAGCGAGTCGGACAAACTTAAAATGTTATTGCTTCCTTCAAAATAA
- the LOC6617228 gene encoding uncharacterized protein LOC6617228 isoform X2, translating into MDVAPAPPASSGGDHSTQQAPISPNQNPNQAPAALAKATIENGVQTGGAKKPESCAAEPTHSTGAVQKDDRDEGKPKTELADKVLITICSADRKIKKTFMSLPTRKDVIDKAHKYGLCGNTIVLESNGCEICEDDVLLFAAKEKILLMLLAESEEYVVLPPPSPLNRSERAGSSVDPSFYANNSIVSNPNDSTVSNDETMSLSSVTPSSAKSSALFKEFSIPWSKVPGDIMKLLKGKGSLGKRLNTLANVLVEALREISAHIPIRIFRQVAQQAAEKYPDSLLEKDREGQFIATTPQSLISKMINRNNALNKPQKRGSSGTFEIHIPNKKRKFGGGASNGDAKSLALNRDLEHKKELLISSYRGSSPLEPSVIIEYMKECFPLQRSFFNNSEKIPDITAIKDNWPYIFDKAVLYQHFELLMSIDPRALEKRLASEKDRFFRFFKSSKNKKISALEETNANFLRGIAYYFNEDPDYIFKHLDSSSLSKESLQSTNPTNAPWVALVNSPITTTDGVESQMEAKVYIEGQIMATFAAKDEDLPDILAQLICYYYTFNMMYPKEANQTLEFIVVYFLQHSPEQVRSGKKSVTTNGKFNHLIAKLSNVHG; encoded by the exons ATGGACGTTGCCCCCGCACCGCCCGCCAGTTCCGGCGGCGATCATAGCACCCAGCAGGCGCCGATCAGTCCGAATCAAAATCCAAACCAAGCGCCGGCCGCACTCGCAAAGGCAACAATCGAAAATGGTGTACAAACAGGAGGAGCGAAAAAGCCAGAGAGCTGCG CCGCAGAACCGACACATTCCACTGGGGCTGTCCAGAAGGACGACCGGGACGAGGGCAAGCCGAAGACCGAGCTGGCTGACAAAGTATTAATTACCATATGCAGCGCCGATCGCAAGATCAAGAAGACCTTCATGTCGTTGCCCACTCGAAAGGATGTAATCGACAAAG CTCATAAATACGGCCTGTGCGGCAACACAATTGTCCTGGAGAGCAACGGCTGCGAGATCTGCGAGGACGACGTGCTCTTGTTCGCCGCCAAGGAGAAGATTCTGTTGATGCTCCTCGCCGAGTCGGAGGAGTATGTGGTGCTTCCTCCGCCATCTCCCCTCAACCGATCCGAACGCGCCGGCAGCTCGGTGGATCCCAGCTTCTATGCCAACAATAGTATTGTGTCGAACCCGAACGATTCGACGGTCTCTAATGACGAGACCATGTCGCTGTCCAGCGTAACGCCATCAAGTGCAAAGAGTTCTGCTTTATTCAAGGAGTTCTCAATACCCTGGAGCAAGGTGCCTGGGGACATAATGAAACTACTGAAGGGAAAAGGAAGTTTGGGCAAGCGCTTGAATACACTGGCAAATGTTTTGGTGGAGGCTCTCCGTGAAATATCCGCCCACATTCCCATACGGATTTTCCGACAGGTCGCCCAGCAGGCGGCTGAAAAGTACCCCGACTCCTTACTCGAAAAAGACCGCGAGGGACAGTTTATAGCCACCACTCCGCAATCGCTCATATCCAAGATGATCAACCGGAACAATGCACTAAACAAACCCCAGAAACGCGGCAGCTCAGGAACCTTTGAGATCCACATCCCtaataaaaaacgaaaattcgGAGGTGGTGCTTCCAATGGTGATGCAAAATCGCTAGCTCTCAACAGGGATTTGGAGCACAAAAAGGAGTTACTAATCTCCAGCTACCGAGGCAGTTCCCCACTGGAACCGTCCGTCATAATCGAATACATGAAAGAGTGCTTCCCGCTGCAGCGCTCCTTTTTTAATAACAGCGAAAAGATCCCGGATATAACGGCCATTAAGGACAATTGGCCATATATTTTTGACAAGGCTGTGCTGTACCAGCACTTTGAGCTGCTTATGTCCATCGATCCCCGGGCTCTAGAGAAGCGCTTGGCTAGCGAAAAGGATCGCTTTTTCAGGTTTTTTAAGAGTTCGAAGAACAAGAAGATCAGCGCTTTGGAGGAGACCAACGCTAATTTCCTGCGTGGCATAGCGTACTATTTCAATGAGGATCCCGACTACATTTTCAAGCACCTCGACAGCAGTTCCCTTAGTAAGGAATCACTGCAAAGCACGAATCCCACAAACGCCCCCTGGGTGGCTCTAGTCA ATTCACCCATAACAACCACCGACGGCGTGGAATCGCAAATGGAGGCGAAGGTCTATATCGAAGGTCAGATAATGGCAACATTCGCTGCCAAAGACGAAGACCTGCCGGACATTCTGGCCCAGTTGATCTGCTACTACTATACCTTTAACATGATGTACCCTAAGGAAGCCAATCAAACACTCGAATTTATCGTCGTTTACTTTCTGCAGCACTCGCCGGAACAAGTGCGATCGGGCAAAAAATCGGTGACCACCAACGGCAAGTTTAACCACCTTATCGCCAAGCTTTCCAATGTACATGGCTGA